One stretch of Punica granatum isolate Tunisia-2019 chromosome 5, ASM765513v2, whole genome shotgun sequence DNA includes these proteins:
- the LOC116206978 gene encoding major allergen Pru ar 1-like, whose protein sequence is MGVTSFTQEFTTSITPSRMFKALILDSHNLIPKIAPQGIKSIVFVEGDGAVGSIKQTNFADGGHLKWLKHRIDAIDSEKLVCKYTLIGSDVTFDKIETVVYEVKFEASADGGCVCKMTSEYHTKEAVELKEEEIKQGKDKAMGLYKVIEEYLVANPDAYA, encoded by the exons ATGGGTGTCACCAGCTTTACCCAGGAGTTCACCACTTCAATCACTCCATCGAGGATGTTCAAGGCCCTGATCCTCGACTCCCATAACCTCATCCCCAAGATCGCCCCCCAGGGCATCAAGAGTATCGTCTTCGTCGAGGGGGACGGAGCTGTTGGAAGCATTAAGCAGACCAACTTCGCCGATG GTGGTCACTTGAAGTGGCTGAAGCACAGGATTGATGCTATTGACTCCGAGAAGCTGGTGTGCAAGTACACATTGATCGGGAGCGATGTGACATTTGACAAGATCGAGACCGTGGTCTATGAAGTTAAGTTCGAGGCTTCAGCCGACGGTGGGTGCGTTTGCAAGATGACCAGCGAGTACCACACTAAGGAAGCTGTCGAGCTTAAGGAGGAGGAGATCAAGCAGGGGAAAGACAAGGCTATGGGGCTTTACAAAGTTATCGAAGAATACCTAGTCGCCAACCCAGATGCCTATGCTTAA